In Streptomyces nojiriensis, the sequence CACGGCCGTCCGGTAGTAGCGCGCCGGGCTGCCGCTCTCCTGCAGCTGCTCCATCAGGTCGCCGAGCGGTACGAGCCGGATGTCGAAGCGTTCCGACAGCTCCTTCACGGCGTTCGTCGGCAGGCCGCCGGACCAGAAGAACGCGTCGAGCCGGCCGGCCTCCAGCTCGCCCGGCATGGTGTCGATGCCGATGGACACCGGCGTGATGTCCAGCACCGGGTCGATCTTGGCCGCCCTCAGCAGCCGCTCCGAGACCAGCCGTACGCCGGACCCCGGCTGGCCGATCGCGACCCGCAGGCCCTTCAGGTCACGCGCCGACTGCACCGGGGAGCCGGCCGGGACCACCAGCTGCACGTAGTCGTCGTAGAGCCGGGCGACCCCGCGCAGGCGGTCCGCCCCGGGCTTCTTGTCGAGCTGGTACTTGGCGACCGCGTCCGCCGTCGCCACCGTGAAGTCCGCCTCGCCGGTGGCCAGCCGCTTCAGGTTCTCCTGCGAGCCCTCGCTGGTCTCCAGCCGTACGTCCACCCCGGGCATGTCCCGCCCGAGCGCCTGCTCCAGCAGCTGCCCGTACCGGTGGTAGACCCCGGTCCGCGCGCCCGTGCTGAAGGTCAGCTCGCCCTCCAGCTCCGGCTCCCCGAAGGGCTTCAGCCACCACGTCAGGATCCCGAGCACGGCGAGTACGGCCACCAGGACCCGCAGGGCGTGGCGCCTGCTGATCCGGGGCGGTACGAGAGGCATGGCCGCGATCCTGCCACCCGTCCGCCGTCCTGTCACGGCGCGGGCCGTCCGGGGGCTCCCGAGCGGAGCCTTCCGAGCAGTTTGCGTGCGGCCGGACCGGACGGTCCGTCCGTGCGCCAGGCCAGCGCGACCCTCCCGGTCAGCGCCGGCTCGGTGATCCGCAGCGCGCACAGTCCGCTGCCGCTGCCGCTGCCGCTGCCGCTGCCGCTGTCCGTGTCTGTGCCTGTACCCGTGCCGACGCCGGCTCGCGGGCCCGCGGCCGACTCCGCCCCGGACGGCACCACCGCCACCCCCAGGCCCCGCGCGGCCAGCCGGACCAGCACGGCGGGCGCCGCCGCCTCGAAGTCCACCCGCGGCGCGAAGCCCGCCTGTGCGCACGCCCGCTCCAGCACCGCGCGCAGCCCGGTCCCGCGCGGCAGGCTGATCAGGGCCCGCCCGCGCAGGGCGGTCAGCGGGATCCCGCCGTTCACGGCGTCCGCCACCAGCGGATCGTCCGCCCGCACCGCCGCGACCAGGGGTTCGTCGAGCACCACCCGGCAGGAGACGCCCGGCGGCGGCTCCCCCGCGAGGCCGACCACCGCCAGGTCCAGCTCCCCGCGAAGCAGCGCGGCCAGCATCCGCTCCGAGGTGTCCTCGGAGAGCGCGATCTCCACCCCCGGGTGCTCGTCGTGGAAGGCCCCGAGCACCTCCACCACGTCGAACCCGTCCACCACCGCCCCGGCCGCCCCCGGGACCAGCCCGAGGGCCACCCGCCCGCGCAGCAGGCCGGAGAACTCCTCGGCCGTCCGCCGCACGCCCTCAACCGCCGCCAGGGCGGCACGCGCGTACGAGAGCACCGCCCGGCCCGCCTCCGTCGGGGTCACCCGCCGCCCGGACCGGTCGAGGAGCCGCTGCCCGAGCTCGCGCTCCAGTTGCGCGACCTGTGCGCTCACCCCGGGCTGTGACACGTGCAGCCGCGCCCCGGCCCGCGTGAAGCCGCCCTCTTCCACCACGGCCACGAAATACCGCAGCTGAGCCAGTTCCATAAGCATGGATTCTAGATCGCAGAAGGACCCACTCTTGGACTTATGCCCAGTGCCGCCTCGACCCTGAAGCCATGAGCCGATCCGCCTCCCCCGCCTTCGCGCACCGCCGGACGATCGCCGCGGCCGTCGCCGCCGAACGCCGCGAGCTGGCCGACGTACTGGACGCCCTCACCCCGGACCGGTGGGACGTGCCCTCCCTCTGCGCCGGCTGGCGCGTCCGCGAGGTCGCCGCCCACCTGTCCCTCGGATTCCGCACCACCCTCCCCGGCTTCGCCGCCGAACTGCTGCGGGCCCGCGGCAGCCTGCACCGGATGACCGACCGCACGGCCCGCCGCGACGCCGCAGCCTTCACCACGCGCGAGCTCGCCGCACTGCTCCGCGAGAACGCCGGCCACCCCTGGAGACCACCCGCCGCCGGCCCGACCGGAGCCCTCGCCCACGACGTGGTCCACGGCCTCGACATCACCGTCGCCCTCGGCCACCCGCGCCGCGTCCCCGAGGACCGGCTGCGGCTCCTCCTCGACGCGGCCACCCCCCGGTCCCTGCGCTTCTTCGGCGCGGACCTGACCGGCGTCCAGCTGCGCGCACAGGACCTGGACTGGTCCCTCGGCGAGGGAACTCCCGTGTACGGGGAAGCCCAGGACCTGCTGCTCCTCCTCTTCGGCCGCCGCCTTCCCCCGGGTCGGCTGAACGGGGGACCGGAGGGCCACCGGGTACCGCCTACCCTTGTTGCATGACCAGCAGCGACCGGAGCCAGGCAGTGGACGTGAAGCGAAGCTACGAGGTGCGCACCTACGGGTGCCAGATGAACGTGCACGACTCGGAGCGGCTCTCCGGTCTGCTGGAGGACGCCGGCTACGTCCGGGCGCCCGAAGGCGCCGACGGCGACGCCGACGTCGTGGTCTTCAACACCTGCGCGGTCCGCGAGAACGCCGACAACAAGCTGTACGGCAACCTCGGCCGACTGGCCCCGATGAAGACGAAGCGCCCCGGCATGCAGATCGCCGTCGGCGGCTGCCTCGCGCAGAAGGACCGCGACACGATCGTCAAGCGGGCCCCCTGGGTCGACGTCGTCTTCGGTACGCACAACATCGGCAAGCTGCCCGTGCTGCTGGAGCGCGCCCGCATCCAGGAGGAGGCGCAGGTCGAGATCGCCGAGTCGCTGGAGGCCTTCCCCTCCACGCTCCCGACCCGCCGCGAGTCCGCGTACGCCGCCTGGGTCTCGATCTCCGTCGGCTGCAACAACACCTGCACCTTCTGCATCGTCCCGGCCCTGCGCGGCAAGGAGGAGGACCGCCGGCCCGGCGACATCCTCGCCGAGGTGGAGGCCCTGGTCGCCGAGGGCGTCTCGGAGATCACCCTGCTCGGCCAGAACGTGAACGCGTACGGCTCGGACCTGGGCGACCGCGAGGCCTTCAGCAAGCTGCTGCGCGCCTGCGGCCAGATCGAGGGCCTGGAGCGGGTCCGTTTCACCTCCCCGCACCCGCGCGACTTCACGGACGACGTGATCGCGGCGATGGCCGAGACCCCGAACGTGATGCCGCAGCTGCACATGCCGATGCAGTCCGGATCGGACACGATCCTGAAGGCGATGCGCCGCTCGTACCGGCAGGAGCGGTTCCTGGGCATCATCGAGAAGGTCCGCGCCGCGATCCCGCACGCCGCGATCTCCACCGACATCATCGTGGGCTTCCCCGGTGAGACGGAGGAGGACTTCCAGCAGACGATGCACGCGGTGCGCGAGGCCCGGTTCGCGAACGCCTTCACCTTCCAGTACTCCAAGCGGCCCGGCACCCCCGCCGCCGACATGGAGGGGCAGATCCCCAAGGAGGTGGTCCAGGAGCGGTACATGCGCCTGGTCGC encodes:
- a CDS encoding maleylpyruvate isomerase family mycothiol-dependent enzyme — translated: MSRSASPAFAHRRTIAAAVAAERRELADVLDALTPDRWDVPSLCAGWRVREVAAHLSLGFRTTLPGFAAELLRARGSLHRMTDRTARRDAAAFTTRELAALLRENAGHPWRPPAAGPTGALAHDVVHGLDITVALGHPRRVPEDRLRLLLDAATPRSLRFFGADLTGVQLRAQDLDWSLGEGTPVYGEAQDLLLLLFGRRLPPGRLNGGPEGHRVPPTLVA
- a CDS encoding LysR family transcriptional regulator, whose product is MELAQLRYFVAVVEEGGFTRAGARLHVSQPGVSAQVAQLERELGQRLLDRSGRRVTPTEAGRAVLSYARAALAAVEGVRRTAEEFSGLLRGRVALGLVPGAAGAVVDGFDVVEVLGAFHDEHPGVEIALSEDTSERMLAALLRGELDLAVVGLAGEPPPGVSCRVVLDEPLVAAVRADDPLVADAVNGGIPLTALRGRALISLPRGTGLRAVLERACAQAGFAPRVDFEAAAPAVLVRLAARGLGVAVVPSGAESAAGPRAGVGTGTGTDTDSGSGSGSGSGSGLCALRITEPALTGRVALAWRTDGPSGPAARKLLGRLRSGAPGRPAP
- the miaB gene encoding tRNA (N6-isopentenyl adenosine(37)-C2)-methylthiotransferase MiaB translates to MTSSDRSQAVDVKRSYEVRTYGCQMNVHDSERLSGLLEDAGYVRAPEGADGDADVVVFNTCAVRENADNKLYGNLGRLAPMKTKRPGMQIAVGGCLAQKDRDTIVKRAPWVDVVFGTHNIGKLPVLLERARIQEEAQVEIAESLEAFPSTLPTRRESAYAAWVSISVGCNNTCTFCIVPALRGKEEDRRPGDILAEVEALVAEGVSEITLLGQNVNAYGSDLGDREAFSKLLRACGQIEGLERVRFTSPHPRDFTDDVIAAMAETPNVMPQLHMPMQSGSDTILKAMRRSYRQERFLGIIEKVRAAIPHAAISTDIIVGFPGETEEDFQQTMHAVREARFANAFTFQYSKRPGTPAADMEGQIPKEVVQERYMRLVALQEEISWDENKKQVGRTLEVMVAEGEGRKDGATHRLSGRAPDNRLVHFTKPEAEVRPGDVVTVDITYAAPHHLLAEGPTLTVRRTRAGDAWEKRNAAPAQPAGVMLGIPKLGVPAPLPAVTSGCSVPTSS
- a CDS encoding TAXI family TRAP transporter solute-binding subunit → MPLVPPRISRRHALRVLVAVLAVLGILTWWLKPFGEPELEGELTFSTGARTGVYHRYGQLLEQALGRDMPGVDVRLETSEGSQENLKRLATGEADFTVATADAVAKYQLDKKPGADRLRGVARLYDDYVQLVVPAGSPVQSARDLKGLRVAIGQPGSGVRLVSERLLRAAKIDPVLDITPVSIGIDTMPGELEAGRLDAFFWSGGLPTNAVKELSERFDIRLVPLGDLMEQLQESGSPARYYRTAVMPQDAYARARNTSSVSTLAVPNLLVTTAATDPQLTEQLTRTVILSRDLVGRQVHAAQLVDLRTAIYTDPLDLHEGARRYYRSVKP